The sequence ggcctacgaccgctacgttgccatctgcaagcccctgcactacgggagcctcctgggcagcagagcttgtgcccagatggcagcagctgcctggggcagtggctttctcaatgctgtcctgcacacggccagtacattttccctgcccctctgccaaggcaatgctgtggagcagttcttctgtgaaatcccccacatcctcaagctctcttgctcagatgcctacctcagggaatTCGAGctacttgttttcagtttttctttagtatttggttgttttgttttcattgtgttatcctatgtgcagatcttcaggactgtgctgaggatgccctctgagcaaggccggcacaaagccttttccacgtgcctccctcacctggctgtggtctccctgtttgtcagtaCAGACATGTTTGcccacctgaagcccccctccatctcttccccatccatGGACCTGGTcgtgtcatttctgtactccgTGGTGCCCCCggcagtgaaccccctcatctacagcatgaggaaccaggagctcaaggatgcCTTGAGGAAACTGATGACCtgatatcttaaaaaaaaaaaaaaaaaaaaaaaaaaaaaagaagcccattttcttctgcatatgACTCATAATTCATTGCAGGAACACGGTTAtctttttggtcatttttcaTACTCCGGAGAGCGTCATCACAAGCTCAGAGCTGTGGGGTGTATGGGTAGGAGGTTCAGCAATAGCTGGCCAGGCCATTGCTCATTGCTCACTTGGGAAATGCTCCCTGGGAGACAGGATTTCCCAGAAGATCAGGGCCTGCTGTATGTGCATGGGAGATGTGGAAAGAGAAACCCagtgctggtgccagcaggcacaTCATATGCATGTGGAGAGATGAACATGATGGAGCACAAAGTCCATCAGCTATTCCTACAATTGTCACGAAGGCCAGTTGGGCAGATAGCATCACAAGACCAAGTAACGTCCCCTGGGAAGCCACCTGAAGACAGCTCTGGGATGTGCTTCCTTGAACCGCAGTCCCTGTGCCCATTCCTCATGTCCTGGGGTATCTCAGACGAGGGAAGAGCACGGTGAGGTACTGCAGGGCTGAGGTGCCTCCCAGCCtctggcagtggctgcaggagccagagggaCACTGCAAATAGTGCATTGCACTGTGCATCGGTGTGCAAGGCAGAGAGTCATATCTCTCAACAGCCCTGTGTGCATGAGGCAAGCTCAGATGTGGACACCTCACAGAGCCCTGCCATTGCCCTGTGTGACTCCAGAAACAACCCCCAGTGTCCCTGTGAGATTTCTGTCACCCCCCTTGCACAGGTTCATTGCAGATGCCCCTCTCTGCTATGTCACACTACCCTGCCTTTCTGGACCAGGCCATCAAGCATTTGGATCAGCAAGATTTCTGGGGacttggaaaaggcaggcaTCAAACACATCTTCAGGAAGGGCAAGAAAAAGGATTGGCAGAATTGCAATTGTCACCTCTACCCCTGGGAACGTGGTGGGGAAAGTCCTGCCACAGCCATCTTCAGGGACATGGAGGAAACAAAGGAACTGCTGAAacagaaggggagggga comes from Anser cygnoides isolate HZ-2024a breed goose chromosome 28, Taihu_goose_T2T_genome, whole genome shotgun sequence and encodes:
- the LOC136787224 gene encoding olfactory receptor 14C36-like: MPNSSSITEFLLLAFADTRELQLLHFALFLGIYLAALLGNGLILTAVACDHRLHTPMYFFLLNLALLDLGCISTTLPKAMANSLWDTRAISYQGCASQVLFFVFFFGSEYSILTIMAYDRYVAICKPLHYGSLLGSRACAQMAAAAWGSGFLNAVLHTASTFSLPLCQGNAVEQFFCEIPHILKLSCSDAYLREFELLVFSFSLVFGCFVFIVLSYVQIFRTVLRMPSEQGRHKAFSTCLPHLAVVSLFVSTDMFAHLKPPSISSPSMDLVVSFLYSVVPPAVNPLIYSMRNQELKDALRKLMT